A portion of the Ferrimonas lipolytica genome contains these proteins:
- a CDS encoding S41 family peptidase, with product MQKLNTLLAGILLSASFAWAEQTIQTELTAPTSESTQQLMAQVEQLIDSYYVDEVDKRKLLDGAIKGMLSTLDPNSTYLTEQSLEMLRSSNRGHYYGYGIEVSTSGDQVEIVTPLEGSSAAAAGILPGDILLRVDELVADPSDMEPLISYIKQASTADRSLLLTLQRHSNLQPLQFELAPSPITVSSSRSLVLADQVGYLRISSFNRRTAIEVRRSAFALSKLPLKGLVLDLRNNPGGLLDSAVRIADIFIDDGTIVTTHGRFNAANSDYQATSFHLFAQLPMVVLINQGSASAAEIVAGALQDHGRAQLMGQRSFGKGTVQSLIPLVDDGGAIKLTTAHYATPNGTFIDQKGIEPDFSITLADEQQEDIVIGLNLENQWTDDPQIFAAYDYIMDNQSR from the coding sequence ATGCAAAAACTCAATACCTTACTGGCCGGCATACTGTTATCAGCCTCGTTCGCATGGGCTGAACAGACAATTCAGACGGAACTGACAGCGCCGACATCGGAATCTACCCAACAACTTATGGCTCAAGTTGAGCAGCTTATCGACAGCTATTACGTCGACGAGGTAGACAAGAGAAAGCTACTTGACGGTGCTATTAAGGGCATGTTGAGCACGCTCGATCCAAATTCGACCTACCTTACCGAGCAATCATTGGAGATGCTACGCAGCAGTAATCGCGGCCACTACTACGGTTACGGCATTGAGGTTTCGACCAGCGGCGATCAGGTCGAGATTGTCACCCCACTGGAGGGTTCATCCGCCGCCGCCGCGGGAATACTGCCCGGTGACATACTGTTGCGGGTGGATGAGCTAGTGGCTGATCCCAGCGACATGGAACCGTTGATCAGCTATATCAAACAGGCCAGTACCGCCGACCGTTCACTGCTATTGACCCTGCAACGCCACAGCAATCTACAACCACTGCAATTTGAGTTAGCTCCATCGCCAATTACGGTCAGCAGTAGTCGCAGTCTAGTACTTGCAGATCAGGTGGGTTACTTGCGGATCTCCAGCTTCAACAGACGTACCGCTATCGAGGTGCGTCGCTCCGCCTTTGCGCTAAGTAAATTACCGCTCAAGGGGTTAGTGCTGGATCTGCGTAACAACCCTGGAGGATTGCTTGATTCAGCGGTACGTATCGCCGACATTTTTATCGATGACGGCACCATCGTTACTACCCATGGGCGCTTTAATGCCGCTAACAGTGACTATCAAGCTACCTCATTTCATCTGTTTGCCCAGCTGCCGATGGTCGTTCTAATTAACCAAGGCAGCGCCAGCGCCGCCGAGATTGTCGCCGGTGCATTGCAGGATCATGGCCGTGCCCAGCTAATGGGACAACGTTCGTTTGGCAAAGGGACGGTGCAGAGTTTAATTCCACTTGTTGACGACGGTGGCGCCATTAAGCTCACCACCGCTCACTATGCCACCCCAAACGGTACCTTTATTGATCAAAAAGGAATTGAACCTGACTTTTCAATCACTTTGGCAGATGAACAGCAAGAGGATATAGTGATCGGTCTAAACTTGGAGAATCAATGGACCGATGACCCTCAAATTTTCGCTGCTTACGACTACATTATGGATAACCAAAGCCGTTAA
- a CDS encoding murein hydrolase activator EnvC family protein, producing MSVRRAFTVSLTALWLAYSPSLFADATKQEQQLQQLTEQIQRQQTALSQGQVNKNKQLKALRNSEKAVSNSTKALRQSASKVAAADAQLSKLKAKQTELEQQRQAQQQQLAVQIRSAWMSGNNDGTAILLGNDDPAQLERMMVYYQYLNDARIDAIEVVKSTEIELAEVAQEQQLVRDKQAALHEQRQRQQQQLKKDLAQREAVLKDLQKQLNQQQQQLVNMQENRDVLAAAIEQALQLLAQSQSYNGLSNNGSLPWPIRAKLSKRFGSHRQGQLKWNGWLLTTSSGKEVKAISSGQVIFADWLRGFGLVVVVDHGEEYLSLYGHAQALLKQVGDPVSGGEVLALSGNSGGLDQPGLYFEIRHRGRAIDPKPFLKKG from the coding sequence ATGTCCGTACGTCGCGCCTTTACTGTATCCCTGACGGCTCTGTGGTTAGCGTATAGCCCATCGCTGTTCGCTGATGCCACCAAGCAAGAGCAGCAGCTACAACAGCTTACCGAGCAGATCCAGCGTCAACAGACGGCGCTATCGCAAGGGCAAGTAAACAAAAATAAGCAGTTAAAGGCGCTGCGAAATTCCGAAAAGGCCGTTAGTAACAGCACCAAAGCATTGCGCCAAAGTGCCAGCAAAGTGGCCGCGGCAGATGCCCAACTGAGTAAGCTGAAAGCAAAACAAACCGAGCTTGAACAGCAGCGCCAAGCGCAACAGCAGCAGTTGGCAGTGCAGATCCGCAGTGCTTGGATGAGCGGCAATAATGATGGTACCGCTATCCTATTGGGTAACGATGACCCGGCGCAGCTAGAGCGGATGATGGTCTATTACCAATACCTCAATGACGCACGAATAGATGCTATTGAGGTGGTTAAAAGCACCGAAATTGAGCTGGCCGAGGTCGCCCAAGAGCAACAACTGGTTCGCGATAAACAAGCGGCGCTGCACGAACAACGGCAACGGCAACAGCAGCAATTAAAGAAAGATTTAGCGCAGCGTGAAGCCGTACTAAAGGATCTACAAAAACAGCTTAATCAGCAGCAACAACAGTTGGTCAACATGCAAGAAAACCGCGACGTTCTTGCCGCGGCGATTGAACAGGCTCTGCAACTGTTAGCCCAAAGCCAATCGTACAATGGCCTTAGTAACAATGGTTCATTGCCATGGCCAATCAGGGCTAAGTTAAGTAAGCGTTTTGGTAGCCACCGTCAGGGCCAATTAAAATGGAATGGTTGGCTACTAACGACCTCATCCGGCAAAGAGGTGAAAGCAATCAGTAGCGGTCAGGTGATCTTTGCCGACTGGCTCCGTGGCTTTGGTTTGGTTGTGGTCGTCGATCATGGCGAGGAATACCTTAGCCTTTATGGCCACGCCCAAGCGCTATTAAAACAAGTAGGCGATCCCGTCAGCGGCGGTGAAGTATTGGCATTAAGCGGCAATTCCGGTGGCTTAGACCAACCAGGTCTATACTTCGAAATACGTCATCGCGGGCGCGCTATCGATCCCAAGCCATTCTTAAAGAAAGGCTAA
- the gpmI gene encoding 2,3-bisphosphoglycerate-independent phosphoglycerate mutase, giving the protein MTIAKKTLALLILDGWGHRAPTDDNAITTANTPNLDALWQNNAAGLISGSGLDVGLPDGQMGNSEVGHINIGAGRIVYQELTRIGKAINDGDFDHNQALVKAVDGAIANNGTVHVMGLLSPGGVHSHQDHIKAMIKMAVARGAKEVILHGFLDGRDTPPRSADAYIDELETLFTQLGKGRFGSIIGRYYAMDRDQRWDRVEKAYRLLTEAYSEARYETAYEALAAAYERDENDEFVAPSVIGENAPIVDGDALIFMNFRADRARQLTRTFTDPAFDGFVRQQTPALASMVMLTQYAADIDTTCAFPPNSLVNTLGEVLAKAGRTQLRISETEKYAHVTFFFNGGIEAEFPGEQRILINSPKVATYDLAPAMSSAELTHSLIGAIDGGEYDVIICNYPNGDMVGHTGDFDAAVKACEAVDSCVGEVISALQRNGGECIITADHGNAEQMKDANTGQAHTAHTSEPVPFIYVGREATVRADGVLSDIAPTMLELIGEEIPTEMSGSSLLKLSS; this is encoded by the coding sequence ATGACCATCGCCAAGAAAACGCTCGCTTTACTGATTCTCGACGGCTGGGGCCACCGCGCACCAACCGACGATAACGCGATCACCACTGCCAACACCCCAAATTTAGATGCCTTGTGGCAAAACAACGCCGCTGGGCTGATCTCAGGCTCAGGATTGGATGTGGGCCTACCGGATGGTCAGATGGGTAACTCTGAGGTTGGCCATATCAACATTGGCGCAGGCCGCATCGTCTACCAAGAGCTTACCCGCATAGGTAAGGCGATTAACGATGGTGACTTCGACCACAACCAAGCGTTAGTTAAGGCCGTCGATGGTGCCATTGCCAATAACGGCACCGTGCACGTAATGGGCTTACTCTCCCCAGGTGGGGTACACAGTCATCAAGATCACATCAAGGCGATGATCAAGATGGCCGTTGCTCGTGGCGCCAAAGAGGTCATCCTGCATGGTTTCTTAGATGGTCGCGATACGCCACCGCGCAGCGCCGATGCTTATATCGATGAACTAGAAACGCTGTTTACTCAACTAGGCAAAGGTCGTTTTGGCTCCATCATCGGCCGCTACTACGCCATGGATCGAGATCAGCGCTGGGATCGTGTCGAGAAAGCCTACCGGCTGCTGACAGAAGCTTACAGTGAAGCTCGTTATGAAACTGCCTACGAGGCACTAGCCGCAGCTTATGAACGCGATGAAAACGATGAGTTTGTAGCGCCATCGGTGATTGGTGAAAATGCCCCTATCGTAGATGGCGATGCCCTGATCTTTATGAACTTCCGCGCGGACCGCGCTCGACAGCTCACCCGTACCTTCACCGACCCTGCTTTTGATGGTTTCGTCCGCCAGCAAACACCGGCATTAGCCAGTATGGTAATGCTGACGCAATATGCTGCCGACATCGATACCACCTGTGCCTTTCCGCCAAACTCATTGGTCAATACCTTAGGTGAAGTGTTGGCGAAGGCCGGCCGGACACAACTGCGCATCAGTGAAACCGAAAAATACGCCCACGTTACCTTCTTTTTTAACGGCGGCATCGAAGCGGAATTCCCCGGAGAACAACGCATCCTGATCAATTCACCAAAGGTGGCTACTTACGATTTAGCACCAGCGATGAGCAGTGCCGAACTCACCCACAGTTTGATCGGTGCCATCGATGGCGGTGAATACGACGTCATCATCTGTAACTATCCTAACGGCGATATGGTTGGCCATACCGGTGACTTCGATGCTGCAGTTAAAGCCTGCGAAGCGGTCGATAGCTGTGTTGGTGAAGTCATCAGCGCACTGCAACGCAATGGTGGCGAGTGCATCATTACCGCCGATCACGGCAATGCCGAGCAGATGAAAGACGCCAACACTGGACAAGCGCATACCGCTCACACCAGCGAGCCGGTACCGTTTATCTACGTTGGCCGCGAAGCAACCGTGCGTGCCGATGGTGTTCTCTCTGATATAGCTCCAACCATGTTGGAACTTATCGGCGAAGAAATACCGACAGAGATGTCTGGCAGCAGCTTGTTAAAACTGAGTAGCTGA
- a CDS encoding rhodanese-like domain-containing protein has translation MQEYTDFIANNALMSAIWLALFVMVIVSFVQGKLNNVVTVNHAKATALINREDAKIVDVRSKDEFKKGHIVNAIHHELAQIKNNQLGKVENLKNTPIIVVCNAGISSSQAAKMLVQAGFEKVYNLQGGMTEWNNANLPTVTSKR, from the coding sequence ATGCAAGAATATACCGATTTTATAGCTAACAATGCTCTGATGAGCGCCATTTGGTTAGCGTTGTTTGTGATGGTGATAGTCTCTTTCGTACAAGGGAAATTGAACAACGTTGTTACTGTTAATCACGCTAAGGCGACAGCACTGATTAACCGTGAAGATGCCAAGATTGTTGACGTTCGTTCGAAAGATGAGTTCAAAAAAGGGCACATCGTTAATGCCATTCACCACGAGCTGGCGCAAATCAAAAATAATCAACTTGGCAAGGTTGAAAACCTTAAGAACACCCCCATCATTGTTGTATGTAACGCTGGGATCAGCTCAAGCCAAGCAGCAAAAATGCTGGTGCAAGCTGGTTTTGAGAAGGTGTACAACCTGCAGGGCGGCATGACCGAATGGAATAATGCCAATTTGCCAACCGTAACCTCAAAACGGTAA
- the secB gene encoding protein-export chaperone SecB, whose protein sequence is MSEAANNEQAAPVFQIQRVYTKDVSFETPNSPAIFQKEWKPEVKLDLDTRSNKLADDTYEVIISITVTVKVEEETAFLAEVQQAGIFTVSNLPEQQLAHALGAGCPNILFPYAREAVASLVNRGTFPPLNLAPVNFDALFAQYMQKRQEEAAAEQADA, encoded by the coding sequence ATGTCTGAAGCAGCAAACAACGAACAAGCAGCACCAGTATTCCAAATCCAACGCGTTTACACCAAAGACGTGTCTTTCGAAACGCCTAACTCGCCAGCGATCTTCCAGAAAGAGTGGAAGCCAGAAGTTAAATTGGATCTGGATACTCGTAGCAACAAGTTGGCTGACGATACTTACGAAGTGATTATCTCTATCACCGTAACCGTTAAGGTTGAAGAAGAAACTGCGTTCCTGGCAGAAGTTCAGCAGGCTGGTATCTTTACTGTATCTAACTTGCCAGAGCAGCAACTTGCACACGCTCTGGGCGCTGGTTGCCCGAACATCTTGTTCCCGTACGCTCGCGAAGCAGTAGCTAGCCTGGTTAACCGTGGTACTTTCCCACCACTGAACCTGGCTCCAGTTAACTTCGACGCGCTGTTTGCTCAGTACATGCAAAAGCGTCAAGAAGAAGCTGCAGCAGAACAAGCTGACGCTTAA
- the gpsA gene encoding NAD(P)H-dependent glycerol-3-phosphate dehydrogenase, whose product MTEKTEITVLGAGSYGTALAISLARNGHRTMLWGHEMDHMQRLAADRSNEEFLPGAPFPEPLVIESDLAAALAAAKNVLVVVPSHVFGEVLRRAKPLMRADTRLVWATKGLEPKTGRLLQEVAREVLGDEVPLAVLSGPTFAKEMAVGMPTAISLAATEQSFAEDIAGLLHNPSWMRVYINPDFVSMQLGGAVKNVIAIAAGMSDGIGFGANARTALITRGLQEMCRLGCSLGADKETFMGMAGLGDLVLTCTDNQSRNRRFGMALGQGKAIEQAMTDIGQVVEGYRNAEEVYELAKRQGVEMPISEQLYHVLYQHKPVKEAAMALLGRDMKQE is encoded by the coding sequence TTGACTGAAAAAACCGAAATTACGGTATTAGGGGCGGGGTCTTATGGCACCGCTCTTGCTATTTCTCTTGCCCGTAATGGTCACCGCACTATGTTGTGGGGCCATGAAATGGATCATATGCAGAGATTGGCAGCCGATCGCAGCAATGAAGAGTTTCTGCCTGGCGCTCCTTTTCCTGAACCACTGGTGATTGAATCGGATCTGGCAGCGGCATTAGCGGCTGCTAAGAATGTCTTAGTGGTAGTACCAAGCCACGTATTTGGTGAGGTGCTTCGCCGTGCCAAGCCATTGATGCGGGCGGACACCCGCTTGGTGTGGGCAACCAAAGGCCTTGAACCGAAAACCGGTCGCCTGCTGCAAGAGGTTGCGCGTGAGGTATTGGGAGATGAGGTACCGTTAGCGGTACTTTCAGGACCTACCTTCGCTAAAGAGATGGCGGTTGGTATGCCTACTGCTATCTCGCTCGCTGCAACGGAACAGAGTTTTGCTGAAGACATTGCTGGCTTACTGCATAACCCAAGTTGGATGCGGGTTTACATCAACCCAGACTTTGTCAGCATGCAATTGGGTGGTGCGGTTAAAAACGTGATTGCAATTGCCGCTGGTATGTCCGACGGCATCGGTTTTGGTGCTAATGCGCGCACCGCCTTGATCACCCGTGGTCTGCAAGAGATGTGTCGCTTAGGCTGCTCGTTAGGTGCCGATAAAGAGACCTTTATGGGCATGGCTGGTTTGGGTGATCTGGTACTAACCTGTACCGATAATCAATCCCGTAACCGTCGCTTTGGTATGGCCTTAGGGCAGGGCAAAGCGATTGAGCAAGCGATGACCGATATTGGCCAAGTGGTTGAGGGGTATCGCAATGCAGAAGAGGTTTACGAGTTAGCCAAACGTCAGGGGGTCGAAATGCCGATCTCCGAGCAGCTTTACCATGTGCTTTATCAACACAAGCCGGTAAAAGAAGCTGCGATGGCATTGCTTGGCCGCGACATGAAACAAGAGTAA
- a CDS encoding NAD(P)/FAD-dependent oxidoreductase, with product MKCDVVVIGAGAAGLMAAATAAKRGRSVVVLDHAKQAGKKILISGGGRCNFTNMEVLPSNFLCTNPHFVKSALAQYSNWDFISMVCEHGISYHERDHGQLFCDDSAKDIVKMLLAECDKGQASIRLRTNINDVVNTEFGFRVQTSNGLFECQSLIVASGGLSMPKLGATPYGYQLAQQFGLTVMPTRAGLVPLTLQPEDKQHFEPLSGISLTTTVSANQGPSFTEQLLFTHRGISGPSVLQASNYRGVGEPVTVDLLPSDDVSDKLTQAREKHPKRLLQTVLSEWLPGRLAEALMAKQQWPNEQLCQLNKMQLDNIASTLNGWQLKPAGDEGYRTAEVTLGGVDTDQISSKTMECKTVNGLYFAGEVMDVTGWLGGYNFQWAWASGYVAGSNA from the coding sequence ATGAAGTGCGATGTAGTGGTAATTGGCGCTGGCGCGGCCGGATTGATGGCGGCAGCAACCGCAGCGAAACGTGGCCGCAGTGTAGTGGTGCTTGATCACGCCAAACAGGCGGGTAAGAAGATCCTCATCAGTGGCGGCGGCCGTTGTAACTTTACCAATATGGAAGTGCTTCCAAGCAACTTCCTCTGCACAAATCCTCACTTTGTAAAGTCGGCCTTAGCGCAGTACAGCAACTGGGATTTTATCTCGATGGTGTGTGAGCACGGCATCAGCTACCACGAGCGGGATCATGGCCAGCTGTTCTGCGACGACTCCGCAAAAGATATCGTTAAGATGCTGCTAGCGGAATGCGATAAAGGCCAAGCCAGCATTCGCTTGCGTACCAATATTAATGATGTGGTCAACACCGAGTTTGGTTTTCGCGTGCAAACCAGCAATGGTTTGTTTGAGTGTCAGTCGTTGATTGTTGCCAGCGGGGGGTTGTCGATGCCAAAGCTGGGAGCAACTCCATACGGCTATCAATTAGCGCAGCAATTTGGCTTAACCGTGATGCCAACCCGAGCGGGTTTAGTACCGCTAACATTGCAGCCGGAAGATAAGCAGCACTTTGAGCCACTGTCCGGTATATCACTGACCACCACCGTGAGCGCGAACCAAGGCCCAAGCTTTACTGAGCAACTGCTGTTTACCCACCGTGGTATCTCTGGCCCTTCAGTGCTGCAAGCCTCCAACTATCGTGGTGTGGGTGAGCCTGTTACCGTTGATCTATTGCCGAGCGACGACGTTAGCGACAAACTTACTCAAGCCAGAGAGAAACATCCGAAACGGTTGTTACAAACGGTACTGAGCGAATGGTTACCCGGACGACTAGCTGAAGCCTTGATGGCTAAGCAACAGTGGCCGAACGAGCAGCTGTGCCAGCTCAACAAGATGCAGCTGGATAACATCGCTTCAACGCTTAATGGATGGCAATTGAAGCCAGCAGGTGACGAAGGTTATCGTACCGCCGAGGTCACCCTAGGAGGGGTCGACACTGATCAGATCTCGTCCAAAACAATGGAGTGTAAAACCGTTAATGGCCTGTACTTTGCTGGCGAGGTGATGGACGTTACCGGTTGGCTTGGGGGCTACAATTTCCAGTGGGCTTGGGCATCTGGCTATGTAGCAGGAAGCAACGCGTAA
- a CDS encoding murein transglycosylase domain-containing protein, whose translation MKVLQAQLTIMLLWALSPTTLATEFTHYEDDVATLLQEYRRDQYSGFQFDRGVEPSLLQMHDEQGGQVKADFARGEINIDAVSQAALQQSIVRLLLTQFDPNEIDIQTANDFGLVNSSKKPFFYNQILDTDGKPIEFEWRAQRYAKHLLQRSRYENGRYWVTIPMSANHTQIAGGKYVAFAQSASVRHQVPVSLVMAIMETESSFNPMARSRSNALGLMQVKANTAGRDYFALIKGYQHTPSAAYLYQPESNIDLGAGYLRILQQRYLKGIDDPLKLEYAVIASYNGGSGNLWKSLNPQGNKRNAIARINRMSSTDFYWFLTNRHNRKETQNYVKKVTAKQRKYLQL comes from the coding sequence ATGAAGGTGTTGCAGGCGCAATTAACGATAATGTTGCTGTGGGCGTTAAGCCCAACAACTTTAGCTACTGAGTTTACGCATTACGAAGACGACGTAGCGACACTGCTGCAAGAGTATCGGCGCGATCAATATAGCGGCTTCCAGTTTGACCGCGGGGTTGAGCCGAGCTTACTGCAGATGCACGACGAACAGGGCGGACAAGTTAAGGCCGACTTCGCTCGTGGTGAAATCAACATCGATGCGGTTTCTCAAGCCGCCCTGCAGCAATCGATAGTGCGGCTGCTGTTAACCCAATTTGATCCGAACGAAATCGATATCCAAACCGCTAATGATTTTGGTTTGGTTAATAGCAGCAAAAAGCCATTTTTTTATAATCAGATCCTCGATACCGATGGCAAGCCGATAGAGTTTGAATGGCGTGCCCAACGCTATGCGAAGCATCTGTTGCAGCGCAGTCGCTACGAGAATGGACGCTATTGGGTGACTATCCCCATGAGTGCCAATCATACTCAGATCGCCGGTGGCAAGTACGTTGCTTTTGCTCAGAGTGCCAGCGTTCGGCATCAGGTGCCGGTATCATTAGTGATGGCGATTATGGAGACCGAAAGCTCCTTTAATCCAATGGCACGTTCTCGCTCTAATGCTCTTGGTTTGATGCAAGTTAAAGCCAATACCGCTGGGCGAGACTACTTCGCTTTGATTAAGGGTTATCAACACACACCATCTGCAGCTTATCTCTATCAACCCGAAAGTAATATCGACTTGGGAGCTGGTTATCTGCGGATCTTGCAGCAGCGTTATCTTAAGGGGATCGATGATCCGCTCAAGCTCGAATATGCGGTGATAGCGAGTTACAACGGTGGCAGTGGCAACCTTTGGAAGAGCCTGAACCCACAAGGCAATAAACGCAACGCCATTGCTCGTATCAATCGGATGTCGAGCACCGACTTCTATTGGTTTTTAACCAATCGCCACAACCGCAAAGAGACTCAAAACTACGTTAAAAAGGTGACAGCCAAACAGCGTAAATACCTTCAGCTTTGA
- a CDS encoding LysR substrate-binding domain-containing protein, which yields MRFSLKQLSIFEAVARTGSVSLAAEELAQSQSAASMALAQLERMLGHPLFERQNKRMALTAWGNWLRPKARKILLDIGQIESGFAQQEIISGEINVGVSQTAAEHLFPEVIRDLDRDFPALKINMGVQNTDQVIEGVRSFQYDFGIIEGRCDDNQIQQEIWCYDHLAIVASSNHPYARFKQVSYAQLERAQWVLRERGSGIRSSFESALHGHIEDLDVWREYEQVRVLKKLVAEGLYLSCLPYFDIRDCVKSGELIELNVPELNMKRPLTFIWRRDSQVNPLRECITLQARRLAKELQENS from the coding sequence ATGCGGTTCTCGCTTAAACAACTGTCCATCTTCGAAGCGGTCGCTCGTACCGGTAGCGTCAGCCTCGCAGCTGAAGAGCTAGCTCAGAGCCAGTCAGCCGCCAGTATGGCACTGGCTCAGCTAGAGAGGATGTTGGGACACCCGTTGTTTGAGCGCCAAAATAAACGCATGGCACTAACCGCTTGGGGCAATTGGCTCCGCCCTAAAGCCCGAAAAATATTGTTGGATATAGGCCAGATAGAGTCAGGCTTTGCGCAGCAGGAGATCATCAGTGGCGAAATCAATGTGGGCGTTAGTCAAACCGCTGCCGAGCATCTATTCCCCGAGGTAATCCGCGATCTCGACCGTGACTTTCCAGCACTCAAAATCAACATGGGCGTTCAGAACACCGATCAGGTGATCGAGGGAGTACGTTCTTTCCAATACGATTTTGGCATCATTGAGGGACGTTGCGACGATAACCAGATCCAGCAAGAGATCTGGTGCTACGACCACCTCGCTATTGTCGCCAGCAGCAATCACCCCTATGCGCGCTTTAAGCAGGTAAGTTACGCTCAATTAGAGCGAGCTCAGTGGGTGCTTCGCGAACGCGGATCAGGGATTCGCTCCAGTTTTGAAAGCGCGCTGCATGGTCACATCGAGGATCTTGATGTATGGCGCGAGTATGAACAGGTGCGGGTGTTAAAGAAGCTGGTAGCAGAGGGGTTATACCTGTCCTGCCTGCCCTACTTTGATATTCGCGACTGCGTTAAAAGCGGTGAGCTTATCGAGCTGAACGTACCCGAGCTCAATATGAAACGGCCACTAACCTTTATCTGGCGGCGTGATTCGCAAGTAAATCCGCTACGAGAGTGCATCACCCTGCAGGCTCGACGTCTAGCGAAAGAGCTGCAAGAGAACAGCTAA
- a CDS encoding CBS domain-containing protein: MVLDDHLIIDVMERNPLTLLADMSVAEALAQFEQANVQGAPVVDADKRLLGFFSVHDLLVNLWRLDYAKQQQAVSVASLMTTEVHTVRGSDSVLQLAEYMSIDHDQLYPVNSSGMMLNMSDADLEQRIRNMKVSRPKQYPVVADGIVIGLVNRGHIANLMQGLCYRGSAEQEATDANQVA, translated from the coding sequence ATGGTATTAGATGACCATTTGATTATTGATGTAATGGAGCGTAACCCGCTAACTTTACTTGCAGATATGTCTGTTGCTGAAGCATTAGCACAGTTTGAACAAGCTAATGTGCAGGGCGCGCCAGTTGTTGATGCCGACAAGCGTTTGCTCGGTTTCTTCTCGGTGCACGATCTGCTGGTAAATCTATGGCGCCTTGATTACGCCAAGCAGCAACAAGCGGTGAGCGTAGCTTCTTTGATGACGACTGAAGTGCACACCGTTCGTGGGAGCGATAGCGTGCTGCAACTGGCAGAGTACATGAGCATCGATCACGATCAGCTATATCCAGTTAATAGCAGCGGCATGATGCTGAATATGTCTGACGCTGATTTAGAGCAGCGCATCCGCAACATGAAGGTCTCACGACCTAAGCAGTACCCAGTTGTGGCAGATGGCATCGTTATTGGTTTGGTTAACCGTGGTCACATCGCTAACCTAATGCAGGGCCTGTGTTACCGTGGCAGCGCTGAGCAAGAAGCAACAGATGCCAACCAAGTGGCGTAA
- a CDS encoding LysR substrate-binding domain-containing protein: protein MTFSFKQLAVFEAIAKTGNVSQAADELALTQSATSMALMQLEKSLGKPLFERKSKRMALTTWGHWLRPKCKTILHDINQIEASFAEQQILNGDIRVAVSQTAAEHIFPSVIKNIDADYPQLRIALSVKNSEQVIEGIRNYQYDLGVIEGNCDDSQIAQQIWCRDHLMIVASKNHPYARFKRVSLSQLEQAEWVLREQGSGIRAIFEEAIEGHLDQLNVRREFEQIRVIKSLVASGTYLSCLPYFDVKHAIENGNLIELKVPALNMRRSMTFIWRADAIDNPLRDCIKSESLRWIKSMQIEPVNS from the coding sequence ATGACGTTTTCATTCAAACAGCTAGCTGTATTCGAGGCGATTGCCAAAACCGGCAACGTAAGCCAAGCCGCCGACGAACTCGCGCTAACCCAATCTGCAACCTCAATGGCACTGATGCAGTTAGAGAAAAGCCTTGGTAAACCGCTGTTTGAGCGCAAAAGTAAGCGCATGGCGCTAACCACTTGGGGCCACTGGTTGCGACCTAAATGCAAAACCATATTGCATGATATCAATCAGATTGAAGCCAGCTTTGCGGAACAACAGATCCTCAATGGCGACATTCGCGTGGCGGTAAGCCAAACCGCTGCCGAGCATATTTTCCCATCTGTTATCAAAAATATTGATGCTGATTACCCTCAACTACGCATCGCCTTGTCGGTGAAGAATTCAGAGCAGGTGATAGAGGGAATCCGCAACTATCAATATGACCTCGGGGTCATCGAAGGCAATTGCGACGACAGCCAGATAGCCCAACAGATCTGGTGTCGGGATCACTTGATGATTGTTGCCAGCAAAAACCACCCTTATGCCCGCTTTAAACGCGTTAGCTTAAGTCAGCTGGAGCAAGCAGAATGGGTCCTACGGGAACAGGGCTCTGGAATCCGTGCGATATTTGAAGAGGCGATTGAGGGCCATCTCGATCAACTTAATGTACGCCGAGAATTTGAACAGATAAGAGTGATTAAAAGCTTGGTAGCCAGTGGCACCTACCTGTCGTGCTTGCCTTACTTCGATGTAAAGCACGCGATTGAGAATGGAAACCTGATTGAGTTAAAGGTACCGGCGCTAAACATGAGACGGTCAATGACCTTTATTTGGCGCGCCGATGCTATCGATAACCCACTACGAGACTGCATTAAATCGGAATCGCTGCGATGGATTAAGTCGATGCAGATCGAACCGGTAAATAGTTAA